Proteins co-encoded in one Ruegeria pomeroyi DSS-3 genomic window:
- a CDS encoding Hint domain-containing protein, whose translation MATGAELNYNQNASAMQMAQTIFGDGVTVVGASYSGWSGSSAIYSNGDALAPGATPGDTGVILSTGRASHFTRGGGDPNRSTNTSTNTSGENNNADFNAAAGTNTYDASYLDVSFIPDSSVMTMQFVFSSEEYPEFQSSIYQDFVGVWVNGQQAQLEVGNGDSDPGNINAVNNQNLFLDNSGDAFNTEMDGLTVTMTLTMNVIPGQVNTIRIGVADVSDSNYDSNLLIAANSLQTRLVAVADHSTIYPNGSVTMDILANDINQSGATLTITHLNGIPVTAGSTITLATGQSVTLNADGTITVTGDGDVEHFNFTYTVTNGSNTDTGIVNVNAIPCFVAGTLIDTPYGERQVERLTPGDQVFTRDNGPQEVRWVGERTVDAEGEFAPILIRAGTYGAQRDLMVSPQHRILIRDGLSELLFGEPEVLVAAKDLVDGRRVQIVPGGRITYVHVMFDSHQVIYSEGLASESFLPGPQTTHLFEPETLAEIRAVFPDLDTATGQGYGPAVRRILRKYETELLLTSAKVA comes from the coding sequence ATGGCTACAGGCGCCGAACTGAACTACAACCAGAACGCATCTGCGATGCAGATGGCGCAGACCATCTTTGGCGATGGTGTCACTGTTGTCGGCGCCTCTTACTCGGGGTGGAGCGGCTCTTCGGCGATCTATTCCAACGGTGACGCGCTGGCACCTGGGGCGACGCCGGGCGATACCGGCGTGATCCTGTCCACCGGCCGGGCCAGTCATTTCACCCGCGGCGGTGGCGATCCCAACCGCTCCACCAACACCTCGACAAACACATCGGGCGAGAACAACAACGCCGATTTCAACGCCGCCGCCGGCACCAATACCTATGACGCCTCCTATCTGGATGTCAGCTTCATCCCTGATTCCAGCGTGATGACGATGCAATTCGTGTTCTCGTCCGAGGAATATCCCGAATTCCAGAGCTCGATCTATCAGGATTTCGTCGGGGTCTGGGTCAACGGCCAGCAGGCCCAGCTCGAGGTCGGCAACGGCGATTCCGATCCCGGCAACATCAACGCGGTCAACAACCAGAACCTGTTCCTGGACAATAGCGGCGACGCCTTCAACACCGAGATGGACGGGCTGACCGTCACCATGACCCTGACGATGAACGTGATCCCCGGTCAGGTGAATACGATCCGTATCGGGGTCGCTGACGTGTCCGACAGCAACTACGATTCCAACCTGCTGATCGCCGCCAACAGCCTGCAGACGCGGCTGGTTGCAGTTGCCGATCACAGCACGATCTACCCCAACGGTAGCGTCACGATGGATATCCTTGCCAATGATATCAACCAATCCGGCGCCACGCTGACCATCACCCATCTGAACGGCATTCCCGTCACCGCTGGCAGCACGATCACGCTTGCCACCGGGCAGAGCGTGACACTGAACGCCGATGGCACCATCACCGTGACCGGCGACGGCGATGTCGAACATTTCAACTTCACCTACACGGTGACCAACGGCAGCAATACCGATACCGGTATCGTCAATGTCAACGCGATCCCCTGTTTCGTGGCCGGCACGTTGATCGACACCCCCTATGGAGAACGCCAGGTCGAACGGCTGACGCCGGGCGACCAAGTGTTCACCCGCGACAATGGCCCGCAAGAGGTGCGTTGGGTCGGTGAACGAACCGTCGATGCCGAGGGCGAATTCGCACCCATCCTGATCCGCGCCGGCACCTATGGCGCCCAGCGCGATCTGATGGTCTCGCCCCAGCACCGGATCCTCATCCGGGACGGGCTGAGCGAACTTCTGTTCGGTGAGCCCGAGGTTCTGGTGGCAGCCAAGGATCTGGTCGATGGCCGCAGGGTGCAGATCGTGCCCGGCGGGCGGATCACCTATGTGCATGTCATGTTCGACAGTCACCAGGTGATCTATTCCGAGGGGCTGGCCAGCGAAAGCTTTCTGCCCGGCCCGCAAACAACGCATCTGTTCGAACCAGAAACGCTTGCCGAAATCCGGGCCGTGTTCCCCGACCTCGATACCGCCACCGGGCAGGGCTATGGCCCTGCCGTACGGCGGATCCTGCGTAAATACGAAACCGAGCTGCTGCTCACATCTGCAAAGGTGGCCTGA
- a CDS encoding Hint domain-containing protein yields MGWIAVSAPETQHFRTAGLDASAGAPALVGDHEDDLMVRGTLVFETRLPNAQRPRILLQFERGGAWPFHLSLQAIPGGGLILIVNQGGSVLHQVLNVADTGRIDTLRLSYAWDAPARAGWLALEHDEREYAHLIEVEAPCPLRIGDLRMLFRDGPHRFAAPELVYFALSSEIEPVGPMPSLHPETPIATPDGYRPLSKIRRGDTVIVASGEAVPVLHRVSRTMPAFGSSRPLTIRRPYFGLRQDIQAAPSQRLLLSGTEVEYLFGRESVLVPARHLTGGHSVLPARARLTATYAQLLLPTNEAMITAGALAESLFIGRLHRKPLHLAASVLAGIERSRLPDHGRPRHHVLRAFDARILAEARVA; encoded by the coding sequence ATGGGATGGATCGCCGTTTCAGCACCCGAAACCCAACATTTCCGCACCGCGGGTCTAGACGCTTCGGCGGGGGCGCCCGCCCTTGTCGGCGACCACGAAGACGATCTGATGGTGCGCGGCACCCTGGTGTTCGAGACCCGGCTGCCCAACGCCCAGCGCCCACGCATCCTGTTGCAATTCGAACGCGGCGGCGCCTGGCCGTTCCATTTGTCGCTGCAGGCGATCCCGGGGGGCGGGCTGATCCTGATCGTCAATCAGGGTGGCTCGGTCCTGCATCAAGTGCTGAACGTGGCCGATACCGGACGCATCGACACGCTGAGGCTCAGCTATGCCTGGGACGCGCCCGCCCGGGCCGGATGGCTGGCACTGGAACATGACGAGCGCGAATACGCGCATCTGATCGAAGTGGAAGCGCCCTGCCCGTTGCGCATCGGCGATCTGCGGATGCTGTTCCGCGACGGGCCGCACCGGTTCGCCGCCCCCGAACTGGTCTATTTTGCCCTGTCGAGCGAGATCGAACCGGTGGGCCCGATGCCCTCGCTGCATCCGGAAACGCCGATCGCCACCCCCGACGGGTACCGCCCGCTGTCAAAGATCCGGCGCGGCGACACGGTGATCGTGGCCAGCGGCGAAGCGGTACCGGTGCTGCACAGGGTCAGCCGCACCATGCCCGCCTTTGGCAGTTCCCGGCCGCTGACAATCCGCCGCCCCTATTTCGGACTGCGGCAGGATATCCAGGCCGCGCCGTCGCAGCGCCTGCTCCTTTCGGGGACCGAGGTCGAATATCTGTTTGGCCGCGAGTCGGTTCTGGTGCCGGCGCGCCATCTGACCGGCGGCCATTCCGTTCTGCCCGCGCGTGCCAGGCTGACCGCGACCTATGCGCAACTGCTGTTGCCCACCAACGAGGCGATGATCACCGCCGGCGCCCTGGCCGAGAGCCTCTTCATCGGGCGCCTGCACCGCAAGCCGCTGCATCTGGCCGCCAGCGTGCTGGCCGGGATCGAGCGCAGCCGTCTGCCCGATCACGGCCGCCCGCGCCACCACGTGCTGCGCGCCTTTGATGCCCGCATCCTGGCCGAGGCGCGCGTGGCCTGA
- a CDS encoding transporter substrate-binding domain-containing protein: protein MRKFLISASLVLGLWPQFLLAQSLQVTTVTRPPFSFVEDGVETGFSMDLLAALADKLGLGYTLERKEKFSDMLAAVMDGEADMAIANISITAARETEMDFSQPIFESGLQILVPAETNAGSSLLRALLSRDLFLAIGAAFVILLTGGMLMWYFERRAQPYFDRKLHEAWFPSFWWALNLVVNGGFEERVPRTAFGRLFGVLLVISSLFVVSVFTARITSVMTVEAISGSVNSVNDLYGQEVGTIDGSTAAGFLTRRDIDFAAFSDLQEMITAFERGALDAIVFDAPILSYYASHQGKGKAVTTGAIFLRENYGIAFPTGSARVEEVNQALLALREDGTYEELYRKWFGRRN, encoded by the coding sequence ATGCGCAAGTTCCTGATCTCTGCCAGCCTGGTCCTGGGACTTTGGCCGCAATTTCTATTGGCCCAATCGCTGCAGGTGACGACGGTTACCCGCCCGCCCTTCTCCTTTGTCGAGGATGGCGTCGAGACCGGCTTCTCGATGGACCTGCTGGCCGCGCTCGCGGACAAGCTGGGCTTGGGCTACACGCTTGAGCGCAAGGAAAAGTTCTCGGACATGCTCGCCGCCGTCATGGACGGCGAGGCGGATATGGCAATCGCCAATATCTCGATCACCGCCGCGCGCGAGACCGAGATGGATTTCAGCCAGCCGATCTTTGAATCCGGGCTTCAGATCCTGGTACCCGCCGAAACCAATGCCGGGTCATCGCTGCTCAGGGCCTTGTTGTCGCGCGATCTGTTCCTGGCCATCGGCGCCGCCTTTGTCATCCTGCTGACCGGCGGCATGTTGATGTGGTACTTTGAACGGCGCGCGCAGCCCTATTTCGACCGCAAGCTGCACGAGGCCTGGTTCCCCTCTTTCTGGTGGGCGCTGAACCTGGTCGTCAACGGCGGGTTCGAGGAACGGGTGCCGCGCACCGCCTTTGGGCGGCTGTTCGGCGTCCTTCTGGTGATCTCATCGCTGTTCGTGGTGTCGGTGTTTACCGCGCGTATCACCTCGGTGATGACGGTCGAGGCGATCAGCGGTTCGGTCAATTCGGTCAACGATCTCTACGGCCAAGAGGTCGGCACGATCGACGGGTCCACCGCCGCCGGTTTCCTGACCCGGCGCGACATTGATTTTGCCGCATTCTCAGACTTGCAAGAGATGATCACCGCCTTCGAGCGCGGGGCGCTTGATGCGATCGTGTTCGACGCGCCGATCCTGTCCTATTATGCCTCGCATCAGGGCAAGGGAAAGGCTGTCACCACCGGCGCAATCTTCCTGCGCGAAAACTACGGGATCGCCTTTCCCACCGGTTCGGCCCGGGTGGAAGAGGTCAATCAGGCGCTGCTCGCCCTGCGCGAGGACGGCACCTATGAAGAGCTTTATCGCAAGTGGTTCGGCCGCCGGAACTGA
- the dapD gene encoding 2,3,4,5-tetrahydropyridine-2,6-dicarboxylate N-succinyltransferase, producing MSNQELEAAIEAAWDARDSITPATTGATREAIEETLAALDGGGLRVAEKQADGSWHVNQWAKKAVLLGFRIKDMEIQSGGPQGGGWWDKVDSKFAGWGESQWKAAGFRAVPNCVVRKSAYIAPGVVLMPSFVNLGAYVDSGTMVDTWATVGSCAQIGRNVHLSGGVGIGGVLEPMQAGPTIIEDNCFIGARSEVVEGVIVREGAVLGMGVYIGQSTKIVDRETGEVMYGEVPPYSVVVSGSMPSTGGVSLYCAVIVKRVDERTRSKTGINELLRD from the coding sequence ATGTCGAACCAAGAGCTGGAAGCCGCCATCGAGGCCGCGTGGGACGCGCGCGACAGCATTACCCCCGCCACCACCGGCGCCACGCGGGAGGCGATCGAGGAAACGCTGGCCGCGCTGGATGGCGGCGGGCTGCGGGTGGCCGAGAAACAGGCCGACGGCAGCTGGCATGTGAACCAGTGGGCCAAGAAGGCGGTGCTGCTGGGCTTCCGCATCAAGGACATGGAAATCCAGTCCGGCGGCCCGCAGGGCGGCGGCTGGTGGGACAAGGTGGACAGCAAGTTCGCCGGCTGGGGTGAAAGCCAGTGGAAGGCCGCCGGTTTCCGCGCGGTGCCCAACTGCGTCGTGCGCAAATCGGCCTATATCGCGCCGGGCGTGGTGCTGATGCCGTCCTTCGTCAACCTCGGCGCCTATGTGGACAGCGGCACCATGGTCGACACCTGGGCCACCGTGGGCAGCTGTGCCCAGATCGGCAGGAACGTGCACCTGTCGGGGGGCGTCGGCATTGGCGGCGTGCTGGAGCCGATGCAGGCCGGCCCCACCATCATCGAGGACAACTGCTTCATCGGCGCCCGCTCCGAGGTGGTCGAGGGCGTCATCGTGCGTGAAGGTGCGGTGCTGGGGATGGGTGTCTATATCGGCCAGTCCACCAAGATCGTCGACCGCGAGACCGGCGAGGTCATGTATGGCGAGGTGCCGCCCTATTCGGTGGTGGTTTCGGGTTCGATGCCCTCGACCGGCGGTGTCAGCCTGTATTGTGCGGTGATCGTCAAGCGGGTGGACGAGCGGACCCGCTCGAAGACCGGCATCAACGAGCTGCTGCGCGACTGA
- the bioB gene encoding biotin synthase BioB — translation MAEAIRSDWSVDEVEALLRLPLLDLVGRANGVHRAHHAPDDIQKASLLSIKTGGCPEDCAYCPQSAHHREVELTREKLMNPDHVVSLARRAQRAGAERFCMGAAWRQVRDGAEFDNVLAMVRGVRALGMEACVTLGMLRPHQAQRLAEAGLTAYNHNLDTSPEFYGQIIGTRTYQDRLDTLAYCRDAGIELCCGGIIGMGESLRDRAAMLQVLANFAPHPESVPINALIPIEGTPLAHRERVGIFDLVRMVATARIIMPLTRVRLSAGRSDFSAAEQALCFLAGANSVFYGDVLLTAPNAGTGADAELFAALGALETA, via the coding sequence ATGGCTGAGGCGATCCGCTCTGACTGGAGCGTGGACGAGGTGGAGGCGCTGTTGCGCCTTCCCCTGCTCGACCTGGTGGGGCGCGCCAATGGGGTGCATCGCGCCCATCACGCGCCCGATGACATCCAAAAGGCCAGCCTGCTCAGCATCAAGACCGGCGGTTGCCCCGAGGATTGCGCCTATTGCCCGCAATCGGCCCATCACCGCGAGGTCGAGCTGACCCGGGAAAAGCTGATGAACCCCGATCACGTGGTCTCTCTGGCGCGGCGGGCACAGCGGGCCGGGGCCGAACGGTTCTGCATGGGTGCGGCCTGGCGGCAGGTGCGCGATGGCGCCGAGTTCGACAATGTGCTGGCCATGGTGCGCGGGGTGCGCGCCCTGGGGATGGAGGCCTGCGTGACACTGGGCATGTTGCGGCCCCATCAGGCGCAGCGACTGGCCGAGGCGGGGCTGACGGCGTATAACCACAACCTCGACACTTCGCCCGAGTTCTATGGCCAGATCATCGGCACCCGCACCTATCAGGACCGGCTCGATACGCTGGCCTATTGCCGCGATGCCGGGATTGAGCTGTGTTGCGGGGGCATCATCGGCATGGGTGAGAGCCTGCGCGACCGCGCCGCGATGTTGCAGGTGCTGGCGAATTTCGCGCCCCATCCCGAAAGCGTACCGATCAACGCGCTGATCCCCATCGAAGGCACGCCGCTGGCGCATCGCGAGCGGGTAGGCATCTTTGATCTGGTGCGCATGGTCGCCACGGCGCGGATCATCATGCCGCTGACACGGGTGCGGCTGTCGGCGGGCCGCTCGGATTTCAGCGCCGCCGAGCAGGCGCTGTGCTTTCTGGCCGGGGCCAATTCGGTGTTTTATGGCGACGTGTTGCTGACCGCGCCCAATGCCGGGACCGGCGCCGATGCCGAGTTGTTCGCCGCCCTGGGCGCGCTGGAAACGGCCTGA
- a CDS encoding biotin transporter BioY has product MKQTTEAVVAGARAPALSGQILRVAAGIAILTLSARVQVPFWPVPMTLQVAAVMALAALYGMRLGTATLAGYLAVGALGLPVFAGTPEKGLGLAYMLGGTGGYLVGFLVASALVGFAADRLHRLALWPAMLLGLAVIYALGLAWLAQFVPADKLLAYGMTPFVAGDLVKVTLAALLVTKLPQGWAERLRGGARHG; this is encoded by the coding sequence ATGAAACAGACCACCGAAGCCGTCGTTGCCGGTGCCCGTGCACCCGCGTTGAGCGGGCAGATACTGCGTGTTGCGGCAGGGATCGCGATCCTGACCCTGTCGGCCCGGGTGCAGGTGCCGTTCTGGCCCGTGCCGATGACCTTGCAGGTGGCCGCCGTGATGGCTCTGGCCGCGCTTTACGGGATGCGTCTGGGGACCGCGACGCTGGCCGGGTATCTGGCGGTTGGCGCGCTGGGCCTGCCGGTGTTTGCGGGCACACCGGAAAAGGGCCTTGGCCTGGCCTATATGCTGGGTGGAACCGGTGGATATCTGGTGGGTTTCTTGGTTGCCTCTGCGCTGGTGGGCTTTGCCGCCGACCGGCTGCACCGGCTGGCGCTCTGGCCTGCGATGCTGCTGGGGCTGGCGGTGATCTATGCGCTGGGGCTGGCCTGGTTGGCGCAATTCGTGCCTGCGGACAAGCTGCTCGCCTATGGCATGACGCCCTTTGTGGCTGGCGATCTGGTCAAGGTCACGCTGGCAGCCCTGCTGGTCACCAAGCTGCCGCAAGGCTGGGCCGAGCGCCTGCGCGGGGGCGCCCGTCATGGCTGA
- a CDS encoding GntR family transcriptional regulator: MTATIADTIYARLSQQIITGALSAGEKLRQDHIARAFDTSHVPVREALLRLEAHGLAQSEPRRGMRVTALDPAEIREVIEMRVALEPLALQHAVQNATPGDLQAIDVARLACDGAEDMPTWEARNRAFHRAILTPCAMPRLLSAIDDLHIASSRHLHAHWRQRWRQRTDTDHAAILMAMKRRDAETACDVLRRHLRRAL, from the coding sequence ATGACCGCAACCATCGCCGACACCATCTATGCCCGGCTCAGCCAGCAGATCATCACCGGCGCCCTGTCGGCGGGCGAGAAGCTGCGCCAGGATCATATCGCGCGCGCCTTTGACACCAGCCATGTTCCGGTGCGCGAAGCGCTGCTGAGGCTCGAAGCGCATGGGCTGGCGCAAAGCGAGCCGCGCCGGGGCATGCGGGTCACCGCTCTGGACCCGGCCGAAATCCGCGAGGTGATCGAGATGCGGGTGGCGCTGGAGCCGCTGGCGCTACAGCACGCGGTCCAGAATGCAACGCCGGGCGACCTGCAAGCGATTGATGTCGCACGCCTGGCCTGCGACGGGGCCGAGGATATGCCCACCTGGGAGGCGCGCAACCGCGCCTTTCACCGCGCCATCCTCACACCTTGTGCCATGCCTCGCCTGTTGTCGGCGATCGACGATCTGCATATCGCCTCGTCCCGGCATCTGCATGCCCATTGGCGGCAACGCTGGCGGCAGCGCACCGATACCGACCATGCGGCGATTCTGATGGCGATGAAGCGGCGCGATGCCGAGACCGCCTGCGACGTGCTGCGTCGGCATCTGCGCCGGGCGCTCTGA
- a CDS encoding threonine/serine dehydratase, producing MDWKADIAAAADRIAGHVQVTPVMETRGFGLSDPLSLKLEQMQHTGSFKARGAFNTLLSSDVPAAGVVAASGGNHGAAVAYAARALGHRAKIFVPEMAGPAKIALIRDTGADLEVVPGEYANALALAQAHEAATGAMQIHAYDAPATVAGQGTCFAEWDAQGLEADTVVIAVGGGGLVAGALAWWQGARKVVAVEPETSCALNAALTNGGPVDVEVSGIAANALGARRIGEICFGLAQGGARSVLVPDAAIAAAQRALWAERRVLVEPAGATALAALMCGAYRPEPDERVAVLVCGGNIAPDPFAG from the coding sequence ATGGATTGGAAAGCGGATATCGCGGCGGCGGCGGATCGGATCGCCGGGCATGTGCAAGTGACCCCGGTGATGGAGACGCGCGGATTTGGCCTGTCCGACCCGCTTTCCCTGAAGCTGGAACAGATGCAGCATACCGGCAGTTTCAAGGCGCGCGGGGCCTTTAATACCCTGCTGTCCAGCGACGTGCCCGCTGCGGGTGTGGTGGCCGCATCGGGTGGCAATCATGGTGCGGCGGTGGCCTATGCGGCCCGCGCTCTGGGCCATCGCGCCAAGATCTTCGTGCCGGAAATGGCTGGCCCCGCCAAGATCGCGCTGATCCGGGATACCGGCGCCGATCTTGAGGTGGTGCCGGGCGAATATGCCAATGCGCTGGCCCTGGCGCAGGCGCATGAGGCCGCCACCGGCGCGATGCAGATCCATGCCTATGACGCGCCCGCGACCGTTGCCGGGCAGGGCACCTGCTTTGCCGAATGGGATGCGCAGGGGCTAGAGGCCGATACGGTGGTGATCGCGGTCGGCGGTGGCGGTCTGGTCGCCGGGGCGCTGGCCTGGTGGCAGGGTGCGCGCAAGGTGGTCGCGGTCGAGCCGGAAACCTCCTGCGCGCTGAATGCCGCGCTGACCAACGGTGGGCCGGTCGATGTCGAGGTGTCGGGCATCGCCGCCAATGCGCTGGGCGCGCGGCGGATCGGCGAGATCTGTTTCGGTCTGGCGCAGGGGGGTGCCCGGTCGGTTCTGGTTCCGGACGCGGCGATTGCCGCGGCCCAGCGCGCGCTCTGGGCCGAGCGCCGGGTTCTGGTCGAGCCCGCGGGTGCAACCGCGCTGGCGGCGCTGATGTGCGGCGCCTATCGTCCCGAGCCGGACGAGCGGGTGGCGGTACTGGTTTGCGGTGGCAATATCGCCCCGGATCCCTTTGCCGGGTGA
- a CDS encoding LOG family protein, with translation MRDDRQSPFRDAHTDRSTASHVPDTPQTRSPAYKLAFADEDFLCRDELRPVRLQLELLKPEMMMAERGITSTVVMFGGARIPEPAQKHTARTQTLADLSEYYDEAREFARLITEKSKETGCKEMVIVTGGGPGVMEAGNRGAKDAGGCSIGLNIVLPHEQAPNLFVTPELSFNFHYFAIRKMHFLMRARAITIFPGGFGTLDELFESLTLIQTGRMERVPFLLFGREFWERVINWRALADAGTISAEDLDLFRFVDTAQEAVEIIDNWEPAPPRDAIPGR, from the coding sequence ATGAGAGATGACCGTCAGAGCCCGTTTCGTGACGCCCATACCGACCGCTCGACGGCCAGCCATGTGCCCGATACGCCGCAGACGCGCTCGCCCGCCTACAAGCTGGCCTTTGCCGACGAGGATTTCCTGTGTCGGGACGAACTGCGCCCGGTGAGGCTGCAACTGGAACTGCTCAAGCCCGAGATGATGATGGCCGAGCGCGGCATCACCTCGACCGTGGTGATGTTCGGCGGGGCGCGGATCCCGGAACCGGCGCAGAAGCACACCGCACGCACCCAGACCCTGGCGGACCTGTCGGAATATTACGACGAGGCGCGCGAGTTTGCCCGGCTGATCACCGAGAAGTCGAAAGAAACGGGATGCAAGGAGATGGTGATCGTCACCGGCGGTGGCCCCGGCGTGATGGAGGCGGGCAATCGCGGCGCCAAGGACGCGGGTGGCTGTTCTATCGGGCTGAATATCGTGTTGCCGCATGAACAGGCGCCAAACCTGTTCGTGACGCCCGAGCTCAGCTTCAACTTTCACTATTTCGCGATCCGCAAGATGCATTTCCTGATGCGCGCACGGGCGATCACCATCTTCCCGGGCGGCTTCGGCACGCTGGACGAGCTGTTTGAATCGCTCACCCTGATCCAGACCGGCCGCATGGAACGGGTGCCCTTCCTGCTGTTCGGGCGCGAATTCTGGGAACGGGTGATCAACTGGCGGGCGCTGGCGGATGCCGGCACCATCTCGGCCGAGGATCTGGACCTGTTCCGCTTTGTCGACACCGCTCAGGAGGCGGTCGAAATTATCGACAACTGGGAGCCCGCGCCGCCCCGCGATGCGATCCCGGGGCGATAA
- a CDS encoding cystathionine gamma-lyase, whose amino-acid sequence MGNDGHETPRMGAFLHLRGAGLDKGEPVALPLVQSSMYHLPGTPDGSNSYGRADNPTWVALEHALEHLEGASCRVFPSGMGAISAALFATLQAGQRLLIPADGYYVTRLLADRYLRPLGVNVEERPTAGFAEGGFGGFDVVFLETPSNPGLDLIDLAAVARAVRAAGGITICDNTTMTPLGQRPLDLGIDIVVASDTKAMGGHSDLLLGHVASRDAGLVQAIEDWRRISGAIPGPHEAWLLHRGLETLEVRFDRMCRNAEALAPRLARHRAVSALRFPGLPGDPAHNLARAQMQRFGFLLSLDLGSEEKAEQFINGCPLLRPATSFGGVHSSAERRARWGDAVTPGFVRLSIGCEPLEELWQALREALDAL is encoded by the coding sequence ATGGGCAACGACGGTCACGAGACACCCCGGATGGGTGCCTTTCTGCATCTGCGCGGCGCGGGGCTGGACAAGGGCGAGCCGGTGGCGCTGCCGCTGGTGCAAAGCTCGATGTATCATCTGCCGGGCACGCCCGATGGCAGCAACAGCTATGGCCGGGCCGACAATCCCACCTGGGTGGCGCTGGAACACGCGCTGGAGCATCTCGAAGGGGCATCCTGCCGGGTGTTTCCCTCTGGCATGGGCGCGATTTCGGCCGCCTTGTTCGCCACGTTGCAGGCCGGACAGCGCCTGTTGATCCCGGCGGATGGCTATTACGTCACCCGGCTGCTGGCGGATCGCTATTTGCGGCCTCTGGGTGTGAATGTCGAGGAACGGCCCACCGCCGGCTTTGCCGAGGGCGGGTTTGGTGGCTTCGACGTGGTGTTCCTGGAAACGCCCTCCAATCCGGGGCTGGATCTGATCGACCTTGCCGCCGTCGCGCGTGCGGTACGGGCCGCAGGCGGCATCACCATCTGCGACAACACCACGATGACCCCTTTGGGTCAGCGGCCGCTGGATCTGGGCATCGACATCGTGGTCGCCTCGGATACCAAGGCGATGGGCGGTCATTCCGACCTGCTGCTTGGGCATGTCGCCAGCCGCGATGCCGGGCTGGTGCAGGCGATAGAGGATTGGCGCCGCATCTCGGGCGCGATTCCAGGCCCGCACGAGGCCTGGCTGCTGCATCGCGGGCTGGAGACGCTGGAGGTCCGGTTCGACCGCATGTGCCGAAACGCCGAAGCCCTGGCGCCGCGACTGGCCAGGCATCGGGCGGTGAGCGCCCTGCGCTTTCCCGGCCTGCCGGGCGATCCGGCGCATAACCTGGCGCGGGCACAGATGCAGCGGTTCGGCTTCCTGCTCTCGCTGGATCTGGGCAGCGAGGAGAAGGCGGAACAGTTCATCAATGGCTGCCCCCTGCTGCGCCCTGCGACCTCGTTTGGCGGCGTGCACAGCTCGGCAGAGCGGCGCGCACGCTGGGGTGACGCTGTGACGCCGGGATTTGTGCGCCTGTCGATCGGTTGCGAACCACTCGAGGAGTTGTGGCAGGCCCTGCGCGAGGCGCTGGACGCGCTCTGA
- a CDS encoding phage holin family protein: MSRRLLSIAALLAGNAIGLLLAALLLDGFSIAPLSLIVVVIVFSLIQALAEPLIRRLSQRNLPALQGGIALVVIFVGLLVTELVTSGLVVGGISNLLAATLLVWLGALAAGILLPRYVFKSLRAPKA; the protein is encoded by the coding sequence ATGTCCCGCCGTCTGCTTTCGATCGCCGCGCTTCTGGCCGGCAATGCCATTGGCCTGCTGCTGGCCGCTCTGCTGCTTGACGGGTTCTCGATCGCGCCGCTGTCGCTGATCGTCGTGGTCATTGTCTTTAGCCTGATTCAGGCCCTGGCCGAACCGCTGATCCGCCGGTTGAGCCAGCGCAACCTGCCCGCGCTTCAGGGCGGTATCGCGCTGGTGGTGATCTTCGTCGGCCTTCTGGTGACCGAGCTGGTGACCTCGGGCCTGGTGGTTGGGGGCATCTCGAATCTGCTGGCCGCAACACTGCTGGTCTGGCTCGGCGCGCTGGCCGCCGGCATCCTGCTGCCGCGCTATGTGTTCAAGAGCCTGCGCGCGCCCAAGGCCTGA